One Candidatus Neomarinimicrobiota bacterium genomic window, CAGATGCACAGCAAACTCCCGATCGTATCATTTTCTCCCATATCCTGCACATTAAAGACCTGGGTCTGGAATGCGGCCAGTGTCACGAAGGCGTAGCAACCAGCATTCAGTTGACCCATGCCCTGCTGCCGGTTATGGACCAATGCCTGGCCTGCCATGATGGTGACACGGCCCCGCAAGAGTGTGCCGTCTGCCATACTCAGCCTGATGATCCCACGACTTACACCTGGCAGCCTACCGCTGGATTACTGTTTCCTCATCAGCCCCATATTGAGTCAGCCACTGCCTGCAACCACTGTCATCCCGGGGTTGCTGTCGCCGAGGCCCTGGCCCCCCGTACTCCACCGAAGATGGGCCTTTGCATGAGCTGCCACTCTACACCCCTCACAGACGCCGGCTGCTACAACTGCCACGCCTCGCTAAAGGACAAATTGCCTGCCAGCCACGATACCGACTGGGCCAAAACTCACGGGCTGTTCATTCACAGCTCGACCGACAATGACTGCGCCACCTGTCACCAGCAAACCGACTGCGAGATATGCCATGCCCAGGCTCAACTGGAAAAGAAAGTGCATCCCGCCAATTATGAGTTCCTTCACGCTGGAGAATTCCTTGGCTTTGAAAAAGAGTGCCGCACCTGCCATGCGATGCCCCAGGAGTGCATGGGTTGCCACCTTGCCAAAATGATCATGCCCTTGAGCCACAATAGCATCCAATGGGTGAACGAGACCATCGGTGGCTTTCACATCCAGGAAGCCCTGGACAAACCGGATTACTGCCTTGCCTGCCATGAACCGGCCAGCGATATAACCTGCCAGAAGTGCCATGGTAAGAAATAACCACTTACCTATCGCTGGTCTCACGGCCTTGCTATTCTTCTTCTATTGGGGATGCACGGAAATTGAGGAAGACGTTTCACCCCATCCTGAGGGATGGGCCGCCCTCCCGAATCCAGCCCACAGCCCTAAGGTCAGCGCGGCAGGATTCGAGGGCTGTACACCATGTCATGGGACGAACCTCGACGGCGGCTCGTCTGGCCTAGCCTGCAGCAGTGATAATTGCCATGCCAACGGCGCGGCTATACCACATACCGAGGGGTGGGCCTCGCCTGGCGGGATCTTTCACGGGGATTGGGTCCGGGTCGTGGGGATCAACCCGTGTTCAAAATGCCACGGTGAGGATCTCAGCGGCGGCTTTACCGATGTGCCCTGCGGTAGGTGTCACCCCAGCGGCGGCACAAACACGCCTGGTTTTACCAGGAGCTGCAGGACGAATTGCCCCGCTACAAGGCAGGCGAAATTAACTACCAAGCCCCTTCACACCTCGCTCAACAGGCCCTCAAGGATCTCCCCGATCAAGACTAGGCCAATTGACCCGGTCTTCCCTCCACAAACAGGCCAGGAAACAGTAGGAATTTAGGACGCCTCTGTCGTAATTTTAGAAGCCTGTCACGCATATATTGTGGACTGGTCTTTGACACAGCAAATACAGCCACTTTATCACCTTACACCCACGCTAGCTTCGGAGGTTACCCATGGATCCAGCCAAATTGATTCTTGATGGTAAGGAATATGAACTGCCCGTCATTGTCGGTACCGAAAAGGAAGTCGGAATCGATATCACCAAACTGAGAGCCACCACCGGAGCCATAACCGCCGACTCCGGCTACGGCAATACAGGCTCCTGCCTCAGCACCATCACTTTCATCAATGGCGAAAAGGGTATCTTGCGGTATCGGGGATATCCCATCGAGGAGATCGCTAAAAGCGCCTCTTTCATTGAGGTCATCCACCTGTTGGTCTACGGGCACCTGCCCAACAAGCAGGAGCTCAAAGAGTTCACGGACCAGTTGACTAGCCACAGACGGCTCCCTGAAGGCATGAAACCGTTCTTTGATGCCTTCCCAACCACCGCTCATCCCATGGCGGTGTTTGCAGCGACGATCTCTGCGCTTTCGACCTTCTACCCTGAGGCCAAGGATGAGGAGGAGGTCAACCTGAACGTCATCAGGTTGCTGGCTAAGCAGCCGGCCTTAGCTGCCTATGCTTACAAGCACTCCGTCGGCCAGCCCTACGTTGATCCCAGGGACGACCTGAGCTATACGCAGGACTTTCTGCACATGATGT contains:
- a CDS encoding cytochrome c3 family protein gives rise to the protein MCYSLLIALLLTSMGPADARPDAQQTPDRIIFSHILHIKDLGLECGQCHEGVATSIQLTHALLPVMDQCLACHDGDTAPQECAVCHTQPDDPTTYTWQPTAGLLFPHQPHIESATACNHCHPGVAVAEALAPRTPPKMGLCMSCHSTPLTDAGCYNCHASLKDKLPASHDTDWAKTHGLFIHSSTDNDCATCHQQTDCEICHAQAQLEKKVHPANYEFLHAGEFLGFEKECRTCHAMPQECMGCHLAKMIMPLSHNSIQWVNETIGGFHIQEALDKPDYCLACHEPASDITCQKCHGKK
- a CDS encoding citrate/2-methylcitrate synthase, producing MDPAKLILDGKEYELPVIVGTEKEVGIDITKLRATTGAITADSGYGNTGSCLSTITFINGEKGILRYRGYPIEEIAKSASFIEVIHLLVYGHLPNKQELKEFTDQLTSHRRLPEGMKPFFDAFPTTAHPMAVFAATISALSTFYPEAKDEEEVNLNVIRLLAKQPALAAYAYKHSVGQPYVDPRDDLSYTQDFLHMMFAVPPEPYEVPEVLNEALNLLLMLHADHEQNCSASTVRMVGSSQASLYASISAGVGALSGPLHGGANQRVIEMLEMIRDDGMNFKKYTDMAKDKSSGFRLMGFGHRVYKYFDPRATILKEVAARVLEGLGIEDPLLEIAKNLEKIA